The following coding sequences lie in one Amycolatopsis cihanbeyliensis genomic window:
- a CDS encoding response regulator yields the protein MIRVLIADDQDMVRTGFRMILDAQDDIEVVADVPDGVEAVRKARELRPDVCLLDIRMPGMDGLAVTRQLAGPDVADPIKVVVVTTFDLDEYVHTALRNGASGFLLKDAGPALLIEAVRAAERGDALVSPQITVRLLRHFDGPAPSRDSEEPSEPLTARELDVVRATARGLTNTEIGTELFLSLSTVKTHLASVQSKINARNRVEIAAWAWRSGLMDG from the coding sequence GTGATAAGGGTGCTGATCGCCGACGACCAGGACATGGTGCGGACCGGGTTCCGGATGATCCTCGACGCGCAGGACGACATCGAGGTGGTCGCCGACGTGCCGGACGGGGTGGAAGCCGTGCGCAAGGCAAGGGAGCTGCGACCGGACGTCTGCCTGCTGGACATCCGGATGCCCGGCATGGACGGCCTCGCGGTGACCAGGCAGTTGGCCGGGCCGGACGTCGCCGACCCGATCAAGGTGGTCGTGGTGACCACCTTCGACCTGGACGAGTACGTGCACACCGCGCTGCGCAACGGGGCGAGCGGGTTCCTGCTGAAGGACGCCGGCCCCGCGCTGCTGATCGAGGCGGTGCGCGCGGCCGAGCGCGGGGACGCGCTGGTGTCGCCGCAGATCACCGTGCGGCTGCTGCGGCACTTCGACGGCCCCGCACCGAGCCGGGACAGCGAGGAACCGAGCGAGCCGCTCACCGCCCGCGAGCTGGATGTGGTGCGGGCCACGGCCCGCGGGCTCACCAATACCGAGATCGGAACCGAGCTGTTCCTCTCGCTGTCCACGGTGAAGACCCATCTCGCCTCGGTCCAGTCCAAGATCAACGCCAGGAACCGGGTGGAGATCGCGGCCTGGGCCTGGCGTTCCGGGCTGATGGACGGCTGA
- a CDS encoding PhoX family protein, giving the protein MPPRPLPLLPPHPAKRAAVTCAYRCGDACFHAPPNTSANPYFGEILGAVSRRGVLRAGAVVALAAGTLGTGRTAAATTRPPAPGTDFEVVRPNTLDAVVVPEGYEQAVVIRWGDPVLPGAPEFDFDHQTAAAQERQFGFNCDFAARLPLDPLGMHSLLVTNHEYTSERFMFRDYDEENPTEEQVRIAWAAHGLSVLLLSRKPFSGELAPRPSHLNRRITLRTPFRVTGPAAGSELLRTPDDPAGTRVLGTMNNCAGGVTPWGTILSGEENFHQYFAHADQVTDPVRQRRLERYGVRGGASTRRWERFDSRFDLARQPNEVNRFGWVVELDPHDPYSTPVKHTALGRFKHECANVRLTADGRVVAYSGDDERFEYIYKFVSSGRMKRGHGRAARGHNMTLLDHGTLYVGRFTGDSPASEIDGSGRLPADGEFDGSGEWIPLAEDDRSFVPGMTAEEVYVFTREAADRVGATKMDRPEDIQVHPRTGRVYCALTNNTERGQRGKEGATEPNPRDGNRHGQVLEFEEDPLAIRFSWRLLLVCGDPDAPDTYFAGFPKDQVSPISCPDNLAFDTWGNLWISTDSSAALGFNDGLYVVPLEGASRGHVKLFLTVPRGAETCGPVIDDRVVTVCVQHPGELDGASADEPASHWPDGGDSQPRPAVVAVWNPGRHGPRRVGS; this is encoded by the coding sequence GTGCCACCACGCCCGCTCCCGCTGCTGCCCCCGCATCCCGCGAAGCGGGCCGCCGTCACCTGCGCGTACCGCTGCGGCGACGCGTGCTTCCACGCCCCGCCGAACACCTCGGCCAATCCCTACTTCGGCGAGATTCTCGGCGCGGTGTCCCGGCGCGGCGTACTGCGCGCCGGTGCGGTGGTCGCGCTCGCCGCGGGCACGCTGGGTACCGGCCGTACCGCAGCCGCCACCACTCGCCCGCCCGCGCCGGGTACGGACTTCGAGGTGGTCCGGCCGAACACGCTGGACGCCGTGGTGGTGCCGGAGGGATACGAGCAGGCGGTGGTGATCCGCTGGGGTGACCCGGTGCTGCCCGGCGCGCCGGAGTTCGACTTCGACCACCAGACCGCGGCCGCCCAGGAACGGCAGTTCGGGTTCAACTGCGACTTCGCGGCCAGGCTGCCGCTGGACCCGCTCGGCATGCACTCGCTGCTGGTCACCAACCACGAGTACACCAGCGAGCGGTTCATGTTCCGCGACTACGACGAGGAGAACCCGACCGAGGAACAGGTGCGGATCGCCTGGGCCGCGCACGGGCTGTCCGTGCTGCTGCTGTCCAGGAAGCCGTTCTCCGGCGAGCTCGCCCCGCGGCCCTCACACCTCAACCGCAGGATCACGCTGCGCACGCCCTTCCGCGTCACCGGACCCGCCGCGGGCAGCGAGCTGCTGCGGACCCCGGACGACCCGGCAGGCACCCGGGTGCTCGGCACGATGAACAACTGCGCGGGCGGGGTGACCCCGTGGGGCACGATCCTGTCCGGGGAGGAGAACTTCCACCAGTATTTCGCGCATGCCGACCAGGTGACCGATCCGGTGCGGCAGCGGCGGCTGGAGCGCTACGGGGTACGCGGCGGGGCCAGCACCCGCAGGTGGGAACGGTTCGACTCCCGCTTCGACCTCGCCCGCCAGCCGAACGAGGTGAACCGGTTCGGCTGGGTGGTCGAGCTCGACCCGCACGATCCGTACAGCACCCCGGTGAAACACACCGCGCTCGGCCGGTTCAAGCACGAGTGCGCCAACGTCCGGCTCACCGCGGACGGCAGGGTGGTGGCCTACTCCGGGGACGACGAGCGGTTCGAGTACATCTACAAGTTCGTCTCCAGCGGGCGGATGAAGCGGGGGCACGGTCGCGCGGCCCGCGGGCACAACATGACCCTGCTCGACCACGGCACGCTCTACGTCGGCCGGTTCACCGGGGACTCCCCGGCGAGCGAGATCGACGGTTCCGGCAGGCTGCCCGCGGACGGCGAGTTCGACGGTTCCGGCGAGTGGATCCCGCTGGCCGAGGATGACCGGTCCTTCGTACCGGGCATGACCGCCGAGGAGGTCTACGTCTTCACCCGCGAGGCCGCCGACCGTGTCGGCGCCACCAAGATGGACCGCCCGGAGGACATCCAGGTGCACCCGCGCACCGGCCGGGTGTACTGCGCGCTCACCAACAACACCGAGCGGGGGCAGCGGGGCAAGGAAGGCGCCACCGAGCCCAACCCGCGCGATGGCAACCGGCACGGCCAGGTCCTCGAGTTCGAGGAGGACCCGCTGGCCATCCGGTTCTCCTGGCGGTTGCTGCTGGTCTGCGGTGACCCGGATGCGCCGGACACCTACTTCGCCGGCTTCCCCAAGGACCAGGTCAGCCCGATCTCCTGCCCGGACAACCTGGCCTTCGACACCTGGGGCAACCTGTGGATCTCCACCGACTCCTCCGCGGCCCTCGGCTTCAACGACGGGCTGTACGTGGTGCCACTGGAGGGGGCGAGCCGCGGGCACGTCAAGCTGTTCCTCACCGTGCCCCGGGGTGCGGAGACCTGCGGGCCGGTGATCGACGACCGGGTGGTCACGGTCTGCGTGCAGCACCCCGGGGAGCTGGACGGGGCCAGCGCGGACGAGCCGGCCTCGCACTGGCCGGACGGTGGAGACAGCCAACCGCGACCCGCGGTGGTGGCGGTGTGGAACCCCGGCAGACATGGCCCGCGCCGGGTCGGTAGTTAA
- a CDS encoding amidohydrolase family protein — translation MPALRLHAPVVLPADPACSVLRDAVVDIDASGRIVHCGPYVTAPAAEDARLRTLPGILLPGLVNAHAHSPMVLLRGLGGDLPLLRWLQEVIWPAEARLRPEDVGAGMLLGSVEMLRHGVTTSAEMYFHAERMAEAVLSTGARVLLGSPIIDLPGLDWSAMIAATERWIDADGLRFGAGDRVEICYAPHSAYMLPMEALGAIAESAGRRDALVHIHVAEAATEDERQRAEHGSVPQLLERVDLLAGRLLAAHAVHLSEADIALLARRGAGVAHCPGSNAKLASGIAPLSRLRAAAIPVGLGTDGPASNDDLDLWEEVQLAAMFSRISTQDSTALTAGQALLLATRGGAEALGRADIGALEPGRWADIVHVDVDQPAFATGLEVPDEALLANLVWASGSRLVRDVWVAGEQVVAEGESTRVDRAAAQAEVATAAARLRA, via the coding sequence ATGCCAGCACTTCGCCTTCATGCTCCGGTCGTGTTGCCGGCCGACCCCGCCTGCTCCGTGCTGCGAGACGCCGTGGTGGATATCGACGCCTCCGGCCGAATTGTCCACTGTGGACCCTATGTCACCGCACCCGCCGCGGAGGACGCCCGGCTGCGGACGCTGCCGGGCATCCTGCTGCCCGGCCTGGTGAACGCGCACGCGCACAGCCCGATGGTGCTGCTGCGCGGCCTCGGCGGTGACCTGCCGCTGCTGCGCTGGTTGCAGGAGGTGATCTGGCCCGCGGAGGCCCGGCTGCGGCCGGAGGACGTGGGCGCCGGCATGCTGCTCGGCTCGGTGGAGATGCTCCGGCACGGGGTGACCACCAGCGCGGAGATGTACTTTCACGCCGAGCGGATGGCCGAGGCGGTGCTGTCCACCGGTGCGCGGGTGCTGCTCGGCTCACCGATCATCGACCTTCCCGGCCTGGACTGGTCCGCCATGATCGCGGCGACGGAACGGTGGATCGACGCGGACGGGCTGCGCTTCGGGGCCGGGGACCGGGTGGAGATCTGCTACGCACCGCACTCGGCGTACATGCTGCCGATGGAAGCACTGGGGGCGATCGCCGAGTCCGCGGGCCGGCGCGACGCGCTGGTGCACATCCACGTGGCCGAGGCGGCCACCGAGGACGAGCGGCAACGCGCGGAGCACGGCTCGGTTCCGCAGTTGCTGGAACGGGTCGACCTGCTGGCGGGCAGGCTGCTGGCGGCGCACGCGGTGCACCTTTCCGAAGCGGACATCGCGCTACTCGCCAGGCGCGGCGCGGGTGTCGCGCACTGCCCCGGCTCGAACGCCAAGCTGGCCTCCGGGATCGCCCCGCTGTCGCGGCTGCGGGCGGCCGCGATCCCGGTCGGGCTGGGCACCGACGGGCCGGCCAGCAACGACGATCTCGACCTGTGGGAGGAGGTCCAGCTCGCCGCCATGTTCAGCCGCATATCCACTCAGGACTCGACCGCGCTGACCGCGGGGCAGGCGCTGCTGCTGGCCACCCGTGGCGGCGCGGAAGCGTTGGGCCGCGCGGACATCGGCGCGCTGGAGCCCGGCCGCTGGGCGGACATCGTGCACGTCGACGTGGACCAGCCCGCCTTCGCCACCGGCCTGGAGGTGCCGGACGAGGCGCTGCTGGCGAACCTGGTGTGGGCGTCGGGCTCGCGGCTGGTACGCGACGTGTGGGTGGCTGGTGAACAGGTGGTGGCCGAGGGCGAGTCCACCCGGGTGGACCGGGCCGCCGCGCAGGCCGAGGTGGCCACCGCCGCGGCCCGGCTGCGCGCGTAA
- a CDS encoding sensor histidine kinase has protein sequence MSQSSNRLTRRLTAALQWLGLPGSVLAAALLCDLVIIFSAATDHIGQPSADLVLLPGVLMLSACALWARSQPVTATFAGSAVLFVSSTLIVLGHGAPYTALLSTVSFAETVAGFELVFYCVRTARGGVAFTAVATLVTSCLLAIAMRTEGTFLVRRSDVIQTLVAGLVLLIVAVVTGIQFRKPPARREPGPLASLVRGQWPLIGAFSLLLFLEMYTTASTELRTAPVLLCSMASAGCAVLATRYPMRAGFGLVLSMLLSALVSWQLPGDSYITATGMPISQIAAGGMVVVLLVRYLQPVRAWTVIGLLAGVVALAALLNSRAGLPYPSVDGLRALFVAAVLTLGVAVATGLFLRSRDSERTQAVQAAVTDAQTSERMALARELHDVVAHHVTGIVVQAQAAKMVAQQNPMVVVDALERIETAGTDALTAMRRLVRSMRGDAPAGSSELSEQATTDLAADLRRLVDSAQHGVSVELDLDLPPGLPQEVARSTLRLVQESLTNVGKHAATATMVAVSARVEGGQLHIRVSDDGEHERQRPVGGGEDAAARGASVVGGGGWRDGGYGLVGMRERVELLHGRLSAGPGPDGGWLVEAWLPLEGVE, from the coding sequence CCGTCGGCCGACCTGGTGCTGCTGCCCGGCGTCCTGATGCTGTCCGCCTGCGCGCTGTGGGCCCGCAGCCAGCCGGTGACGGCCACCTTCGCCGGCTCGGCGGTGCTGTTCGTGTCCAGCACCCTGATCGTGCTGGGCCACGGGGCCCCGTACACCGCGCTGCTGTCCACCGTCTCCTTCGCCGAGACGGTCGCGGGGTTCGAGCTGGTGTTCTACTGCGTGCGCACGGCCCGTGGCGGGGTGGCCTTCACCGCCGTCGCGACGCTGGTGACCTCCTGCCTGCTGGCGATCGCGATGCGCACCGAGGGGACCTTCCTGGTGCGGCGCAGCGACGTCATCCAGACCCTGGTGGCCGGGCTGGTACTGCTGATCGTGGCGGTGGTGACCGGCATCCAGTTCCGCAAGCCGCCGGCCCGGCGGGAACCGGGTCCGCTGGCCAGCCTCGTGCGCGGCCAGTGGCCGCTGATCGGGGCGTTCTCCCTGCTGCTGTTCCTGGAGATGTACACCACGGCCTCCACCGAACTGCGCACGGCGCCGGTATTGCTGTGCTCGATGGCCTCGGCGGGCTGCGCCGTGCTCGCGACCCGCTACCCGATGCGCGCGGGGTTCGGGCTGGTGCTGTCCATGCTGCTGTCCGCGCTGGTGTCCTGGCAGTTACCGGGGGACAGCTACATCACCGCCACCGGCATGCCGATCAGCCAGATCGCGGCCGGCGGCATGGTGGTGGTGCTGCTCGTCCGGTACCTGCAGCCGGTGCGCGCGTGGACCGTGATCGGGCTGCTGGCCGGGGTGGTGGCGCTGGCCGCGTTGCTGAACTCGCGGGCGGGCCTGCCCTACCCGAGTGTGGACGGGCTGCGTGCGCTGTTCGTCGCCGCGGTGCTGACCCTCGGCGTCGCGGTGGCCACCGGGCTGTTCCTCCGGTCAAGGGACTCGGAGCGGACCCAGGCGGTACAGGCCGCGGTCACCGACGCGCAGACCTCGGAGCGGATGGCACTGGCCCGCGAGCTGCACGATGTGGTCGCGCATCACGTCACCGGGATCGTGGTGCAGGCGCAGGCGGCGAAGATGGTCGCCCAGCAGAACCCGATGGTCGTGGTGGACGCGCTGGAGCGGATCGAGACCGCGGGAACCGACGCGCTCACCGCGATGCGCAGGCTGGTGCGCAGTATGCGCGGGGACGCACCAGCGGGCAGCAGCGAGCTCAGCGAGCAGGCCACCACCGACCTCGCCGCCGACCTGCGCAGGCTGGTCGACTCCGCGCAGCACGGGGTGTCGGTGGAGCTGGATCTCGACCTGCCGCCCGGCCTGCCGCAGGAGGTCGCCCGCTCCACGCTGCGGCTGGTGCAGGAGTCGCTGACCAACGTCGGCAAGCACGCCGCCACGGCCACCATGGTCGCGGTGTCCGCTCGGGTCGAGGGCGGGCAGTTGCACATCCGAGTGAGCGACGACGGCGAGCACGAACGCCAGCGACCGGTGGGCGGTGGAGAAGACGCAGCGGCGCGCGGCGCCTCCGTGGTGGGCGGCGGCGGGTGGCGGGACGGCGGCTACGGTCTGGTCGGTATGCGCGAACGAGTCGAACTACTGCACGGACGGCTCTCCGCCGGGCCGGGGCCGGACGGTGGCTGGCTGGTCGAGGCGTGGTTACCGCTGGAAGGAGTCGAATGA
- a CDS encoding PhoX family protein, which translates to MSFEPGRLLPLSTTHPGGRSAVTCEYRCGNACAHPAPNTSDNEYFGDVVRDMLSRRGALKAGAALAATAGGFAALSGTAVAAPGSAPHALPATAGGNGRQRHGIPGTDFDPVRPNTADAVTIPEGYRQDIVIRWGDPVLPGAPEFDFANQTAAAQEQQFGYNNDFVGLIPQDPIGWFNLLVVNHEYTSEPQMFPAGSYDRDNPTAEQVRIAWAAHGLSVVQTVREFGGGLRVLPGRHNRRITINTGFELRGPAAGSRYLKTSADPTGRKVLGTQNNCAGGVTPWGTVLSGEENFHQYFAHGERVTDPTQRERLARYGLRGGETSRKWERFDKRWDVTEEPNECNRFGWVVEIDPHDPHSTPVKHTALGRFKHEAANVKIAEDGRVVVYSGDDERFDYIYKFVSSGRYKKGQSRHARRHNSALLDEGTLYVARFTGDSPAGEIDGSGTLPSDGEFDGTGEWIPLASGNKSFVDGFTAEEVYVFTRLAADKAGATKMDRPEDIEPNPVNGRIYAALTNNSDRGAAGKDAADEANPRTGNRNGHVLEWEETGGDGAATSFSWRLLLVCGDPAEADTYFGGFPKDQVSPISCPDNVAFDGYGNLWISTDGNTLGSNDGLFSVPVDGRERGHVKQFLTVPVGAETCGPVVTENLVLVAVQHPGEGGTPADPLSHWPDGGDAQPRPSIVAVWRQGWWGFPGRIGCR; encoded by the coding sequence GTGTCCTTCGAGCCCGGGCGGCTGCTGCCGCTGTCGACCACCCATCCCGGTGGCCGCTCCGCGGTCACCTGCGAGTACCGCTGCGGCAACGCGTGCGCCCACCCGGCGCCCAACACCTCGGACAACGAGTACTTCGGCGACGTCGTACGGGACATGCTGTCCCGGCGTGGCGCGCTCAAGGCGGGCGCCGCGCTCGCCGCGACCGCAGGCGGGTTCGCCGCGCTCTCCGGCACCGCGGTCGCCGCCCCCGGTTCCGCGCCGCACGCGCTGCCCGCGACTGCCGGCGGGAACGGCAGGCAGCGGCACGGGATCCCCGGTACCGACTTCGACCCGGTGCGGCCGAACACCGCCGACGCGGTGACCATCCCCGAGGGGTACCGGCAGGACATCGTGATCCGCTGGGGCGACCCGGTGCTGCCCGGGGCGCCGGAGTTCGACTTCGCGAACCAGACCGCGGCGGCGCAGGAGCAGCAGTTCGGCTACAACAACGATTTCGTCGGGCTGATCCCGCAGGACCCGATCGGCTGGTTCAACCTGCTGGTGGTCAACCACGAGTACACCAGCGAGCCGCAGATGTTCCCCGCCGGCAGCTACGACCGGGACAACCCCACCGCGGAGCAGGTGCGGATCGCCTGGGCCGCGCACGGCCTGAGCGTGGTGCAGACCGTACGCGAGTTCGGCGGCGGCCTGCGGGTGCTGCCCGGCAGGCACAACCGGCGGATCACCATCAACACCGGGTTCGAGCTGCGTGGTCCGGCCGCGGGCTCGAGGTACCTGAAGACCTCGGCGGACCCGACCGGCAGGAAGGTCCTCGGTACGCAGAACAACTGCGCGGGCGGGGTGACCCCGTGGGGCACCGTGCTCTCCGGTGAGGAGAACTTCCACCAGTACTTCGCGCACGGCGAGCGGGTCACCGACCCGACCCAGCGGGAGCGCCTCGCGCGCTACGGCCTGCGCGGCGGCGAGACCAGCCGCAAGTGGGAGCGGTTCGACAAGCGCTGGGACGTGACCGAGGAGCCGAACGAGTGCAACCGGTTCGGCTGGGTGGTCGAGATCGACCCGCACGACCCGCACTCGACCCCGGTCAAGCACACCGCGCTCGGCCGGTTCAAGCACGAGGCGGCCAACGTCAAGATCGCCGAGGACGGCCGGGTGGTCGTGTACTCCGGCGACGACGAGCGCTTCGACTACATCTACAAGTTCGTCTCCAGCGGCAGGTACAAGAAGGGCCAGAGCAGGCACGCCCGCAGGCACAACTCCGCCCTGCTGGACGAGGGCACCCTGTACGTCGCGCGGTTCACCGGCGACTCCCCCGCAGGGGAGATCGACGGTTCCGGCACGCTGCCGTCGGACGGCGAGTTCGACGGCACCGGCGAGTGGATCCCGCTGGCCAGCGGGAACAAATCCTTTGTGGACGGATTCACCGCGGAGGAGGTGTACGTCTTCACCCGGCTTGCCGCGGACAAGGCGGGCGCCACCAAGATGGACCGGCCGGAGGATATCGAGCCGAACCCGGTGAACGGCCGGATCTACGCGGCGCTGACCAACAACTCCGACCGCGGTGCCGCCGGCAAGGACGCCGCCGACGAGGCCAACCCGCGCACCGGCAACCGCAACGGGCACGTGCTGGAGTGGGAGGAGACCGGCGGAGACGGCGCGGCCACCAGCTTCTCCTGGCGGCTGCTGCTGGTCTGCGGCGACCCGGCCGAGGCGGACACCTACTTCGGCGGCTTCCCCAAGGACCAGGTCAGCCCGATCTCCTGCCCGGACAACGTGGCCTTCGACGGCTACGGAAACCTGTGGATCTCCACCGACGGCAACACCCTCGGCTCGAACGACGGCCTGTTCTCGGTGCCGGTGGACGGCAGGGAGCGCGGGCACGTCAAGCAGTTCCTCACCGTGCCGGTCGGCGCGGAGACCTGCGGTCCGGTGGTGACCGAGAACCTGGTCCTGGTCGCCGTGCAGCACCCCGGCGAGGGTGGTACTCCCGCCGACCCGCTGTCGCACTGGCCGGACGGCGGTGACGCCCAGCCGCGCCCTTCCATCGTCGCCGTGTGGCGCCAGGGCTGGTGGGGCTTTCCCGGCAGGATCGGCTGCCGCTGA
- a CDS encoding DUF397 domain-containing protein: MTPDQNTQRWRRSSYSSGQGGQCVELSHALSAIRDSKDRAAGALDLSPTAFRAFLRQVREG; this comes from the coding sequence ATGACCCCGGACCAGAACACGCAACGATGGCGCAGGTCCAGCTACTCCAGCGGGCAGGGTGGCCAGTGCGTCGAGCTGTCGCACGCCCTCTCCGCGATTCGCGACTCGAAGGACCGGGCGGCGGGAGCCCTTGACCTGTCGCCCACGGCCTTCCGGGCCTTCCTGCGGCAGGTGCGGGAAGGGTAA
- a CDS encoding SDR family oxidoreductase, which translates to MAEDPLALVTGASRGIGAAVAQALAPTHRLLLGGRDSDALAEQAGRLPGARPWAVDLADPEALREATAEIDRLEVLVHSAGVAELGTVEQASAQAWRNNLEVNLVAVAELTRLLLPALRAARGHVVVLNSGAGLNARPGWGPYAASKFAARAFADALRAEEEGGGLRVTSVYPGRTDTEMQRAVVAGEGGEYDPERFLRPESVADAVRAAVTASGDAHPTEIVLRPRPAVP; encoded by the coding sequence ATGGCAGAAGATCCACTCGCGCTGGTGACCGGCGCGTCCCGGGGTATCGGGGCGGCGGTCGCGCAGGCGCTGGCACCAACCCACCGGCTGCTGCTCGGCGGGCGGGACTCCGACGCGCTCGCCGAGCAGGCCGGGCGGCTGCCCGGGGCGCGGCCGTGGGCGGTCGACCTCGCCGATCCGGAGGCGCTGCGCGAGGCCACCGCCGAGATCGACCGGCTGGAGGTGCTGGTGCACTCCGCCGGGGTGGCCGAGCTGGGCACCGTCGAGCAGGCAAGCGCCCAGGCGTGGCGGAACAACCTCGAGGTCAACCTGGTGGCCGTGGCCGAGCTGACCCGCCTGCTGCTGCCCGCCCTGCGCGCCGCGCGCGGGCACGTCGTGGTGCTCAACTCCGGCGCCGGGCTGAACGCGCGCCCCGGCTGGGGCCCGTACGCGGCCAGCAAGTTCGCCGCGCGGGCCTTCGCCGACGCGCTGCGCGCCGAGGAGGAGGGCGGCGGGCTGCGGGTCACCTCGGTCTATCCCGGCCGCACCGACACCGAGATGCAGCGGGCCGTGGTCGCAGGCGAGGGCGGGGAGTACGACCCGGAGCGCTTCCTGCGCCCCGAGTCGGTCGCCGACGCCGTACGTGCCGCGGTGACCGCGAGCGGGGACGCGCATCCGACCGAGATCGTCCTGCGTCCCCGGCCAGCAGTGCCCTGA
- a CDS encoding Scr1 family TA system antitoxin-like transcriptional regulator, translating to MQEPGPAVRRRQLGRLLRDFRAASGFKTMEAAAERSGLSRATISRIENAKQAILPKTVRLLCQAYGVGAPMLDHLLRLAEESDDRGWLVAYGDTVPDWFERYVGEESDAIEIWNYEAEFVPGLLQTADYCRAVSAAAGPDVTEESLHRLVAFRQARQERLHGEDAPQLDVVINEAALRRVVGSPEVMAEQLRHLAEMAARTNITVRALPFSAGAHPAMTNSFTMLHFPEEAGVATAYVEIDSGAIYPDRPTDFDRYTWIFRRLGELVLTAEDTAALLTKLAQEL from the coding sequence ATGCAAGAACCTGGTCCGGCCGTCCGCCGGCGACAGCTCGGACGCCTGCTGCGTGACTTCCGTGCCGCCTCCGGGTTCAAGACGATGGAGGCGGCCGCCGAACGCTCCGGCTTGAGCCGGGCGACCATCAGCCGGATCGAGAACGCCAAGCAGGCGATCCTGCCGAAGACGGTCCGCCTGCTGTGCCAGGCATACGGTGTCGGCGCGCCGATGCTCGATCACCTGCTCCGGCTGGCCGAGGAGTCCGACGACCGCGGCTGGCTGGTGGCCTACGGCGACACCGTGCCCGACTGGTTCGAGCGCTATGTCGGCGAGGAGTCGGACGCGATCGAGATCTGGAACTACGAAGCCGAGTTCGTGCCCGGCTTATTGCAGACCGCTGACTACTGCCGCGCCGTCTCGGCGGCGGCCGGGCCGGATGTCACCGAGGAGAGCCTGCACCGGCTGGTCGCGTTTCGCCAGGCCCGGCAGGAACGCCTGCACGGCGAAGACGCCCCACAGCTCGACGTGGTGATCAACGAGGCGGCGCTGCGCCGGGTGGTCGGCTCGCCGGAGGTGATGGCTGAGCAGCTGCGGCACCTGGCCGAGATGGCCGCTCGAACGAACATCACCGTGCGGGCGCTGCCGTTCTCCGCCGGTGCGCATCCGGCCATGACGAACTCGTTCACCATGCTGCACTTCCCCGAGGAGGCCGGGGTGGCCACCGCCTACGTGGAGATCGACTCCGGCGCGATCTACCCGGATCGGCCCACCGACTTCGACCGCTATACCTGGATATTTCGTCGCCTGGGTGAGTTGGTGTTGACGGCCGAGGACACAGCCGCGCTGCTCACTAAGCTTGCGCAAGAGCTGTAG
- a CDS encoding MFS transporter — MSSGHASLLEAVKGQPRQVWITAFAAVIAFMGIGLVDPILLSIAEGLDATPAQVTLLFSAYLGVQVVAMLVTGAASARFGAKRTVLTGLSLIVLATALCTVAGSIEQLVGLRAVWGLGNAFFIATALSVIVGAATGGQAGAILLYEAALGVGLSVGPLLGAVLGSISWRGPFLGTAVLMASALVLCVAFLRSDAGERRPPVRLLDPLRALRHGGLLRTSIGSALYTAAFFVVLAWSPFVLEWSAIAVGLVFFGWGLCVAVAGVLLAPRLAARLGERHATVLAVSGYALLMLVMVVPSKPLLVLAIIASGLVSGLLNTLFTGTAMSISPAPRPVASAGYNFCRWLGGALAATLVGHVAEWFGFGQAPYLVAAVLCVAAGGLLAIPDRTPDPHTVPAGAALVGEEF, encoded by the coding sequence ATGAGCTCTGGGCATGCGAGCCTGCTGGAGGCGGTCAAGGGGCAGCCACGGCAGGTCTGGATCACCGCGTTCGCCGCGGTCATCGCGTTCATGGGGATCGGGCTGGTGGACCCGATCCTGCTGTCCATCGCCGAGGGCCTGGACGCGACGCCCGCCCAGGTCACCCTGCTGTTCTCCGCCTACCTCGGGGTGCAGGTGGTCGCCATGCTGGTCACCGGCGCGGCCAGCGCGCGCTTCGGGGCGAAGCGGACCGTGCTCACCGGGCTGTCGCTGATCGTGCTGGCGACCGCGCTGTGCACGGTGGCCGGTTCCATCGAGCAACTGGTCGGCCTGCGTGCGGTGTGGGGGCTCGGCAACGCCTTCTTCATCGCCACCGCGCTTTCGGTGATCGTCGGCGCGGCCACCGGCGGCCAGGCCGGCGCCATCCTGCTCTACGAGGCCGCGCTCGGGGTCGGGCTCTCGGTGGGCCCGCTGCTCGGCGCGGTGCTCGGCAGCATCTCCTGGCGGGGTCCCTTCCTCGGCACGGCCGTGCTGATGGCCAGTGCCCTCGTGCTCTGCGTCGCCTTCCTGCGCAGCGACGCGGGCGAGCGGCGACCCCCGGTCCGGCTGCTCGACCCGCTCCGCGCGCTGCGCCACGGCGGGCTGTTGCGTACCTCGATCGGCTCCGCGCTGTACACCGCGGCGTTCTTCGTGGTGCTCGCCTGGTCCCCGTTCGTGCTGGAGTGGAGCGCGATCGCCGTCGGCCTGGTGTTCTTCGGCTGGGGGCTGTGCGTCGCGGTCGCCGGGGTGCTGCTGGCGCCGCGGCTGGCGGCCCGGCTCGGCGAGCGGCATGCCACCGTGCTGGCGGTATCCGGTTATGCCCTGCTGATGCTGGTCATGGTGGTGCCGAGCAAGCCGCTGCTGGTGCTGGCCATCATCGCGAGCGGGTTGGTGTCCGGGCTGCTGAACACCCTGTTCACCGGCACCGCGATGTCGATCAGCCCGGCGCCGCGGCCGGTGGCCAGCGCGGGCTACAACTTCTGCCGCTGGCTCGGCGGCGCGCTGGCCGCCACCCTGGTCGGCCATGTGGCGGAGTGGTTCGGCTTCGGGCAGGCGCCCTACCTGGTGGCCGCCGTGCTCTGCGTGGCCGCCGGTGGCCTGCTGGCCATCCCGGACCGCACGCCCGACCCGCACACGGTGCCCGCGGGCGCGGCACTGGTCGGCGAGGAGTTCTGA